CCATTGGAAGAAATATTCCATCGGTTTAAAATCGCTGAAAGATGCACTTTCTATTAGGACAAAAATTTTAACTTCTTTCGAGCATGCGGAGCTTGCAGGAGATCCTGAGGTAGCTAAAAAACATTTAAATTATGTAATTATCGGCGGAGGTCCTACAGGAGTGGAGCTTGCGGGCTCCATCGCGGAACTTTCTCATGAGATCGTTAGAAATGAATTTCATACGATTGATCCTGCTTTGGCAAAAATCACTTTGATCGAAGCCTCTCCTAGACTTCTTGCAGCATTTGCTCCTAAGTTAAGCGAATTTGCAAAGATGCGTTTGGAGAAGAGGGGAGTAGAAGTCCTAACCGGAACCAAAGTTCTGGAGATAGACCAAAACGGAGTCAAGATAGAAGGTAGAACAATTGCTTCTTCCACAGTGATCTGGGCCGCAGGAGTTCAGGCAAATTCTATCGGAGCATCTTTAGGAGCTCCTACGGATAGAATGGGAAGAGTGATGGTGGATGAGTTCTGTAATATAGAAGGTCATCCCGAAGTTTTTGTGATAGGTGATATCGCGAATTATTCCAAAGGTTTAGAAAGACCTTTGCCTGGTGTTTCTCCTGTTGCGATGCAGCAGGGAAGATATGTTGCTTCTCTTATCAGAGGAGATCTGAAATCCAAAAAAAGAAAACCTTTCCACTATTTGGACAAGGGAAGTATGGCGACTATCGGAAGACAGGACGCAGTTGCCCAGGTTGGAAATTTCAGACTGAGAGGATTTTTCGGATGGTTTGTTTGGTTATTCATCCATATCTTCTATCAAGTAGGATTTAAAAATAAGATCTCCATCTTCATCACTTGGGTTTGGTCTTATATTACATTCCGTGCAGAAGCAAGATTGATCCAAGACGAGGTTGAAGCAAGCTCAGTCGGGTCTTCTACGCCGAATTAAAGCCGAAAATAATCCTTGAATAGGTCGTACATAATAAAAGAATAAGCCCGATGCGGACTGATCTTTGGAAAGGCAAAACAATCGTGATTACCGGAGGCTCTTCCGGAATAGGAGAAGCTTTATTAGAAAGTTTATCCCGGATCCAATGTAAGATTATCAATCTTTCCAGATCAGAGCCGGAGCTTGTTCGTAAAATTTCTAAGAAAAAAGAAAAACGTGCTGCGGAAATTTTCCATATTCAGGCGGATCTTTCTTCGGAAAAAGAGATCAACAAAGCAGTCGCTAAAGTGGCGAAACTTGCTGATGGGATCGATGTTCTTTTTAATAACGCAGGTATAACCGCTCATTCTAGATTCGATCAAACTCAAATAGAAGCATTCCGAAAGGCGTTTGACGTGAACTTTTTTGGTCCTGTTTTTCTTATGATGAGACTTCTTCCTTTTTTGAAAAAGAATAAGGGAGTGGTTATGGTAACGTCCACGGTTAGCGGTTTGTACGGAGTTCCTGCAAGAAGCGCTTATTCTTCTTCCAAATCTGCGTTACACGCTGTTATGGAATCTGCACGTATCGAGCTCTCCGAAGAAGGTCTTAGATTTATTATATTCTGTCCTCCTTATACCAAAACAAAACTAAGAGCGAATGGTATAGATGGAGACGGCCAGATATTGGGAGAATCTCATTATTCCGGCAAAAGTAAAACTCCGGAAGAAGTCGCAGAAAAAATGATCCGTTCTATCGAAGATCCAAACTCAAGACTTGTAGTTATGGATAAAAGCGGATTTTTCATGAAATGGATGAGGAATATTTCTCCTTCATTTTTGGAAAATGTATTATATAAAAAACTTTATAAGGACTTTCATTAAAGGACTTAAGTCTATATGGAAACTAGAAGCATTATTAAAGAATTCAAATATGATTTTCCTTTGGAAAAAGTTTGGAGTGCAGTTACCGTTAACGAGGAATTGATCCATTGGTTGGCGGATAAGGTAACAGGGCGTCCCAAACTTGGCGGTACTTTCTCCTGGACTTGGAACTTAGGTCCGGAAGGAGAGCTTACTTCTACAGGTATTTATAAGAAGATCGTTCCTTTCCAAGAGTTAATACTCCAATGGCAAGATCATCCAGCGGGTGATATAGAGCTCAAACTAGAGTTCGAAAAAGACGGAGATGATGCTACTCTTCTGAAACTCACCAACTCGGGATATCCATTGGGAGAAAAATTCGATTATTGGATCGAAGCCGCTTCCGAAGGCTGGGATGAAGAAAGTATGCATTTGCTCCAATACCTCAGGAAAAACTAAAATATCTCTTTAGTGTTGGATTATGTTTTCGGTTTCCGCTTGAACTCTCGGGTCCTTAAAAAAAGATGACATTAGAGCCCCGTTATAGGGTGTTCGCGGTCTTTTCTCCATAAGAGACCAAGGCTGCGAGCTGCTTTTCAAGGCGGTATACAGTGAACTTACCAGAACTAGACCCTTATTTCCAAAGTCTTACGGATATCACGGATACGATTTCGATCTTAAACTCACCTTACGAGTCCGAATTCGATTCAGATATTTCTAAGATGGAGAACTTCTTGAATGAGATCCAATCTACAGATTGGCTCGCTACAGAAAAAGAATACTTTAACTTATTCACCAGCCACTTTTCCTTTCATATCAAAATAGTAGAAGAGATCGTCCGCGAAGCTAGAGAGATCTTGGATCCTGAGCGTCGTATACATGTAAAACGTTTGGTAGGATATTGCAAAACAACCGAAGAATGGTTGGCAGATCTTCAAAAACGTCGTAGAGCTACCGAAACTCTAGCAACTGCTTGATATAATCTATTGACATCCCCGGTCAGCCGGGGAGTCTTGAGTTCGTGTCCGAGAACGAACTTCAATCAAAAGAAAAAATTAATTTTTTCACCCATCCTTTTTTATTCTACCCCGTACTCCTTTTTATATTCATATTCGCTCTAGACAAAATTTTCTTTTTGGATAAGGTCAGAGACTACGTAAAAGTAGAATTAACCTATATCTATTACGATGTTAAACAAGATCTTCTAAAAGAGATGATCTCAAAGTTCGGTAAGAACGCAGAGAAGAAGTCCGACAAAAAATTAGTACTTCTTATGGGCTCTTCCAGGATGTTATACTTCAAAAACGAAGAGATCGTGGATTTCTATCCCGACTGGGAAGTGTATAATCTTTCTTCCGCAGTAACTACTCCTGCATATTATTTATACTTTTTAGAAAGATTATTTGAAGCTGGTGTAAAACCCGACTTTCTGGTATTGGAAGCGGATCCTTTTCAATTTAATGCAAATAGTACTACATTCAAAAAATCAAATTTAGCGAATAGTTTCGATCTTAGATTCGTTCTTTCTAATGCCTGGACTCTTGGTAAAGAGAATGTGAACTATTATCTGGGGAATTATTTTTTCGGAGTTAGTAAGAACAAACCTTATATCACTAACGTTTATGCTCACCTAACCAGTAAAAAATTCGAAAAAGCGGATCTAATCAAAAAGCTGACCGTTGATTCTCTACATAAAGATAAAGGGAATGCGATCTCTCCTGCAGGTGGTTTTATGGAGAAAGATTTCGGCAAATTAGAAGCAAGTTCCGTTCGCACAATCGGTTGGATCTATCCTAAATATTCTCCTTCCGAGATGCAATTCTCCTTTTATGAAAAGATCCTGGATAGAGTGAAAGTCGAGGGAATTCCTACCTTAGTGGTCCGCCCTGAAGTTTCTCTTCCTTTGGAAAATCTTCTCAAAGAACTGAATATCCCGGCTCCTTGGTGGGAGCGGATCCGCCCGATCAACCAAAAGTTCGGTATCCCGATCATAGATATGGCAGAAGTATCCGACTACGATTGTAATACTTTTGCGGATAGTGGTCATATGGCGGTGGACTGTTATCGCCCATTCTTACGCTTTTTAAGAATGAGATATCCCGGAGAGTAATCCTTCCTTTTATTCTATTTTTTTCGCCGGGGAAAGGAGGTTGACGAGAAGAATTGTCTGCCTTAATTTTGCTTCGTTAGATTTCCCCCAAAAGGCGAACCCATGAAAAAAATTATATCTACAGCGGTTTCAATTTCTCTTTTGATCGGTTGTTCTTCTGCGAGTGTCGTTGAGAACAAAGGCAAAAATGTCGAGTTCCAAATTTTAGAGCCGAATATCAGAATAGAAAAATTCAAAGAAACATTCAATATAAAGGCAGAAGGTCCGGTCAATCTGGACTGCTCCGGTAAACCTTGTACTCCGGACCAAGCCAGTGCATTAACTCCTGATCAGATCAAAAAACTAAAACGTAACGGCTCCTGGAAAGAATATGTGGAGAAGGAAGATCTTCAAAAGAATAAATTCTCCGTCCTAACCCGTGTAGGTGATTATAAAGACGATAAAAGAGAAGGTATCTGGAAAACATTATACGAAACAGGAGAAACTTTAAGAGAAACTCCTTATGTGGCAGGCGTAAAAGAAGGTGAAGAGAAAAAACTCGCAAAAGATGGGACCCAACTTGAAAGCACAGTCTACAAAGCTGACAAGAAGAATGGACCATACTGGTCTAAAACAGACAAAGGGATCTTAAGCGACGAAGGTGCATACGCTGACGATAAAAAAGTAGGGACCTGGAAAGATTATTATAACGAAGACGGAGCAAAAAAATCCGTAATCGAATTCAAAGACGGCAAAAAAAGCGGCAAAGAAACGAATTATCATAAAGACGGGAACACTGTCTCTTCCGAAGGAAACAATTCGGATGATCTAAAAACGGGTTATTGGAAAAACTATTACGACAACGGAACTCCTCAATCAGAGGGTAACTACGCTCCAAAAGGTACCGGTGCAGATAAAAAATCCCTTAGAATAGGCGCTTGGAAAGAATATTACAAAAACGGAAAGGTATTCGCGGAAGGACAAAGAGACCATACTCGTAAGGGAGATTGGACTTTCTATTGGAGTACCGGAAATCCTGCGTATAAAGGAACCATGATGAATGAGATGATGATGAGTTCTGCGGAAGTATACGACAAGGACGGAACGATCGTCGGAAAAGGAAAACTCCTTTTCGATCTTCTTCTCATGGATGAAAAAACGGACGAGCTAAAGGCGAAATACAAGCCTGATTTCCCGTTTGCATATTATAAAAACGGCAAGAAGTCTTTTGAGATCGCTGCAAACGGTACTGCGGTCGAGTATGACGAGTCCGGAGCAAAGATCGGACAAGGGCCGATTATGCCTGGGACAAACCAAAAAAACGATTGTTGGACTACGCCTCAGGGTAAAAAATATTACGTGAACGGTAGAGAAAATCCTAAAATGGGAGAGTTACAAGGCTGTAAGTGATCTTTAGCTTTAAGTAACTCGGTTTCTTAAGTATAAAAAGCTCGGGGGAAACAACTCCGAGCTTGCCATATTTAGAAAGGCTTTTCTCACTATAAAATTCTTCTCTGAACTGTGTTGGAATTCCAACATGGATCCGGAAAGGAAAAGGGAATCCTCGCCTTGGAAAAAATTATCACAAATAACGATCTCAAAAAAATCAGCCTAGGGATACTGGTCGCTGCTCCTCTATTCTTCCTATTAGGATATTTTCTCAGAGGGTGTAGCTCGGTAAACCGTCAGGCAAAGGTAACCTATAGTGGTTCCTTTACGGAAGGGACCTTAGTTTCCTTAAATTCTAAAAATGTAATATTGCAAGATCCCGATTTTTCTATCCCTCTGGAAACGGTGGAAAAGATAGAATTTTTGGAAGATGCTCAAAGTTTAAATCCGAACCAGGTACCTTTGAGTGATTCAGAAAAATCATTCGTAGGGACTTATAAAATACAAATCGGGACTCATAAGGGCGTGCTGAGTATCTTTCCTCGCAAAACTGGAGGAATAGGAGCCACTTTACGTTTTACGAATTGGGGGAAAGGATCGAATGAGATCCTGACCGGTATTCGAGTCACAGGTAAGTCGATTCGATTTGTAAGATCTTGTGCAGGAGCAAGATGTTCAGAGATAGGAAGTAATGTTCCTTTTACCCAAACGTATAGCGGAGACTTGGACGGTAAAAAGATCCAAGGGGCATACCAAGGCACAAATAGTTCCGGCCGTTGGCTTGCGGAACGTTAATAGGAAATAATATGGAATCCACCGCCAAAGATCGAGAGAATATCCCTTTATCCGAATCAGATATCTATTTTGCAAAAGATACATTAGATAGGATCCGCCAAGAACTGACTGGAGAAATTACAGGCCAAGAAGCAGTAGTTAAAAATCTGCTTATTTCTTTGGCCTGTCAAGGTCACGTTTTGTTGGAAGGAATGCCTGGACTTGCAAAAACACTTCTGGCAAAATCTTTATCTTCCGCATTAGACCTGGATTTTAAAAGAGTACAATTCACACCCGATCTTCTTCCCGCAGACTTGATCGGAACAGTTGTATTCAATCCTAAGAATGGAGAATTCACCACACGTAAAGGTCCCATCTTTACCGGAGTATTGCTTGCAGACGAGATCAACAGAGCTCCGGCAAAAGTGCAATCGGCTCTTTTGGAGTGTATGGAAGAAAGAACAGTCACCATTGGAGAGAATACTTTTCCTTTAGAGAGACCTTTTTTGGTACTGGCTACCGAGAACCCGATAGATCAAGACGGGACTTATCCATTGCCGGAAGCACAGATGGATCGTTTTTTTATGAAGGTTCTCGTGGATTATCCTGATATGGATGAGGAACTCGCGATCCTTGAACAACATGGTAAACTTGCAGCAGGTCCAAAACGTATTAAAAAAACTGCAACTGCTAAGGATGTCCTAAAGATATCTTCGCTTGTGGATAGGGTTCATGTGGAACCTAAATTAAAAAGTTATATAGTTCGTTTAGTGCGAAATACTCGTCCGGAAGAAAAGACTGTGCCGGATCTTCTACCTTATGTAAAACATGGCGCTTCTCCTAGGGCGAGTTTAAGTTTGCTAAAAGCATCCAAAGCAAAAGCTTTATGGGAAGGAAGGGACTATGTTGCTCCGGAGGATGTGAAGGCGGTCCTTCCTGAGATACTTCGCCATAGAATTTTACTTACTTTCGAAGCAATTTCCGAGGACGTAGGGATCGAGTCAGTGGTCAGAATCGTTTCAGACGCGACCCAGGTGCTCTGATCTAATCGACTAAAATGTTCCGTAAAGAATACCAAAACCTGATCCAACTTTTGGATTTTAAGGAGAGAGGATTTTCTCTTCGGAGTAGACAAGGTACGGCTACGAGTTCCAGAAAGGGTAGGGGAGTGGACTTCAAGGATGTTCGCCCTTACGCAGTCGGAGATGATACAAGACTTATCGATTGGAATGTCACCTCTAGACTCGGAGAATTGCATGTAAGAGAATTCTATGAAGAGAAAGAAAGACTGGGAGTTTTTTTCTTAGATGTTTCCGAGTCTATGGAT
Above is a genomic segment from Leptospira selangorensis containing:
- a CDS encoding NAD(P)/FAD-dependent oxidoreductase → MPKGEKKKVVVIGVGFGGLQAIKKLSKEEDLEIIAIDKKNHHLFQPLLYQVATAVLSPADIAIPTRSLIGDKKNVTVYLGEVEKVDIQAKKVTFQGHSEDYDYLILAAGAKSGYFGNDHWKKYSIGLKSLKDALSIRTKILTSFEHAELAGDPEVAKKHLNYVIIGGGPTGVELAGSIAELSHEIVRNEFHTIDPALAKITLIEASPRLLAAFAPKLSEFAKMRLEKRGVEVLTGTKVLEIDQNGVKIEGRTIASSTVIWAAGVQANSIGASLGAPTDRMGRVMVDEFCNIEGHPEVFVIGDIANYSKGLERPLPGVSPVAMQQGRYVASLIRGDLKSKKRKPFHYLDKGSMATIGRQDAVAQVGNFRLRGFFGWFVWLFIHIFYQVGFKNKISIFITWVWSYITFRAEARLIQDEVEASSVGSSTPN
- a CDS encoding SDR family oxidoreductase; translated protein: MRTDLWKGKTIVITGGSSGIGEALLESLSRIQCKIINLSRSEPELVRKISKKKEKRAAEIFHIQADLSSEKEINKAVAKVAKLADGIDVLFNNAGITAHSRFDQTQIEAFRKAFDVNFFGPVFLMMRLLPFLKKNKGVVMVTSTVSGLYGVPARSAYSSSKSALHAVMESARIELSEEGLRFIIFCPPYTKTKLRANGIDGDGQILGESHYSGKSKTPEEVAEKMIRSIEDPNSRLVVMDKSGFFMKWMRNISPSFLENVLYKKLYKDFH
- a CDS encoding SRPBCC family protein; its protein translation is METRSIIKEFKYDFPLEKVWSAVTVNEELIHWLADKVTGRPKLGGTFSWTWNLGPEGELTSTGIYKKIVPFQELILQWQDHPAGDIELKLEFEKDGDDATLLKLTNSGYPLGEKFDYWIEAASEGWDEESMHLLQYLRKN
- a CDS encoding PLU-1-like domain protein, translated to MNLPELDPYFQSLTDITDTISILNSPYESEFDSDISKMENFLNEIQSTDWLATEKEYFNLFTSHFSFHIKIVEEIVREAREILDPERRIHVKRLVGYCKTTEEWLADLQKRRRATETLATA
- a CDS encoding DUF1574 domain-containing protein → MSENELQSKEKINFFTHPFLFYPVLLFIFIFALDKIFFLDKVRDYVKVELTYIYYDVKQDLLKEMISKFGKNAEKKSDKKLVLLMGSSRMLYFKNEEIVDFYPDWEVYNLSSAVTTPAYYLYFLERLFEAGVKPDFLVLEADPFQFNANSTTFKKSNLANSFDLRFVLSNAWTLGKENVNYYLGNYFFGVSKNKPYITNVYAHLTSKKFEKADLIKKLTVDSLHKDKGNAISPAGGFMEKDFGKLEASSVRTIGWIYPKYSPSEMQFSFYEKILDRVKVEGIPTLVVRPEVSLPLENLLKELNIPAPWWERIRPINQKFGIPIIDMAEVSDYDCNTFADSGHMAVDCYRPFLRFLRMRYPGE
- a CDS encoding LIC20035 family adhesin — translated: MKKIISTAVSISLLIGCSSASVVENKGKNVEFQILEPNIRIEKFKETFNIKAEGPVNLDCSGKPCTPDQASALTPDQIKKLKRNGSWKEYVEKEDLQKNKFSVLTRVGDYKDDKREGIWKTLYETGETLRETPYVAGVKEGEEKKLAKDGTQLESTVYKADKKNGPYWSKTDKGILSDEGAYADDKKVGTWKDYYNEDGAKKSVIEFKDGKKSGKETNYHKDGNTVSSEGNNSDDLKTGYWKNYYDNGTPQSEGNYAPKGTGADKKSLRIGAWKEYYKNGKVFAEGQRDHTRKGDWTFYWSTGNPAYKGTMMNEMMMSSAEVYDKDGTIVGKGKLLFDLLLMDEKTDELKAKYKPDFPFAYYKNGKKSFEIAANGTAVEYDESGAKIGQGPIMPGTNQKNDCWTTPQGKKYYVNGRENPKMGELQGCK
- a CDS encoding LIC20036 family protein, yielding MEKIITNNDLKKISLGILVAAPLFFLLGYFLRGCSSVNRQAKVTYSGSFTEGTLVSLNSKNVILQDPDFSIPLETVEKIEFLEDAQSLNPNQVPLSDSEKSFVGTYKIQIGTHKGVLSIFPRKTGGIGATLRFTNWGKGSNEILTGIRVTGKSIRFVRSCAGARCSEIGSNVPFTQTYSGDLDGKKIQGAYQGTNSSGRWLAER
- a CDS encoding AAA family ATPase — encoded protein: MESTAKDRENIPLSESDIYFAKDTLDRIRQELTGEITGQEAVVKNLLISLACQGHVLLEGMPGLAKTLLAKSLSSALDLDFKRVQFTPDLLPADLIGTVVFNPKNGEFTTRKGPIFTGVLLADEINRAPAKVQSALLECMEERTVTIGENTFPLERPFLVLATENPIDQDGTYPLPEAQMDRFFMKVLVDYPDMDEELAILEQHGKLAAGPKRIKKTATAKDVLKISSLVDRVHVEPKLKSYIVRLVRNTRPEEKTVPDLLPYVKHGASPRASLSLLKASKAKALWEGRDYVAPEDVKAVLPEILRHRILLTFEAISEDVGIESVVRIVSDATQVL